In Topomyia yanbarensis strain Yona2022 chromosome 2, ASM3024719v1, whole genome shotgun sequence, one DNA window encodes the following:
- the LOC131679312 gene encoding uncharacterized protein LOC131679312, whose protein sequence is MATSGNNETPQTPTGGVASSCANCDRPDSADNFVQCDKCDAWWHMSCAGVSESVEGRPWSCRKCTPDNVSIRTVSSATRAARLALQLEELEAKRALEKQMLEAEKRHLSQMFQLRKAQLECEEEHTDRSRISKRQSIDQVRQWMEECAEQAEGAVRFSTNLETASLSMPQQTSQFEGNTKDSCYPGRTVMPQVGQVQSPLRHPSLPNVLQRTSLSAVNPAGQYGYSVPGAGNYKQIQLVDTGAIPKGTNVEQAVVSVTHNPAGNPLPPVVPGKPPHSKNKVKAQLCCEDNIAQLTEQFGNIQIPSALLMNQKSDAVFPKNLTRNVCIEQVQPNPSFGTVPVPQGLLNMSTFVPTPSQLAARQVMTKELPPFSGNPTDWPVFISSFMTTTLACGYSSAENLTRLQRCLKGAAYEAVQSRLVLPECVPHVLEDLHFLFGRPELLIDALLEKVRSVAAPKSEKLESLIDFGMVVRTLCDHLEAAGQREHLSNPSLLTELVGKLPAHVKMEWGAHLKNCREVNLKTFASFMSSVMTSVGRVTMTKVNKPPEKTNQRTRGSINTHAANPVAAVVPDRLCYSCRKPGHRIQDCGMFKALPMEERWRYVNTNGLCRNCLNAHGKRSCRSKGSCGIQGCEYRHHPLLHAARNNQVLNGQLQHSAGNFTHRVLEQVILFRIVPVVLRGSKATINTFAFLDEGSSLTLVEDKLANELGANGITKPLCLMWTGNVTRMESASKQISLTISAVNGNKEYEVEDARTVKELSLPKQTVSFERLVNQYRHLQGLPIASYEDATPRLLIGVNNLNLIVPLRTKEGLRYEPVAVKTRLGWCVYGGKMGEGTTHTVNCHSCGCTVTQELHNTVRDYFALEDVAAKAVTVLVSEEEKRAHRILEQTTTRIGKRFETGLLWKYDHIEFPDSYNMAISRLECLEKKLSREPKLKEIVQEQLTAYQTKGYTHLASKEELLNADLKRVWYLPLGLVTNPRKPDKVRIIWDAAAKVSGISLNTALLKGPDQLTSLPAVLLRFRQFKVGVTADIKEMFHQISIRKEDRHSQRFLWRSDPSHRPEIFLMDVATFGSTCSPASAQFVKNKNAEEFREQYPRAVEGIVENHYVDDCLESFESAEEALRVSREMRMIHDEGGFELRSWHSNSAEVLNGLGETKSAETKTIVQGGGFERVLGLLWSTEADELHFSTTMTNEIQNLVEGNQRPTKRQMLKCLMGFFDPLGLMSFFHIHGKMLLQDVWRSGIEWDDVVSDSIFERWLKWTRLFSEVSVVRIPRCYFHEATLEHYDGLQLHVFVDASEVAYSAAAYFRVVNPHGIGECALVAAKAKVAPLKPLSVPRMELQAAVLGSRLMKFVEEAHSLTIARRYLWTDSATVLSWLRADHRRYKQFVACRIGELLTTTDAGDWRWVPSKFNPADAATKWGKGPKLTTDSMWFKSPEFLCEPETSWPVQRIRSVDTEEELRPCYAHRGIILPTLIIDLDRFSKLSRAVRTIGHVHRFLGNLKRKRLSENAVNGRFSSEELKSAERSLIRMVQWQAFPDEMAITARNQQKSAEQWEPLDKSSRIYQLSPIVDDYGVLRIGGRIGKAPNIDLDAKFPVILPRNHRFTTLLVDDYHRKFRHGNHETVTNEIRQKYYVPRLRVAVKQQATACQWCKINKVKPQTPQMAPLPAARMAAFTKPFTYVGLDFFGPLLVKIGRSNAKRWIAVFTCLTIRAVHVEVAHSLSTDSCVKCVRRFVCRRGSPAEIHSDNGTNFQGASRLLREQMQEIQGELAATFTNTSTKWLFIPPATPHMGGSWERMVRSIKTAMEAAYNNCRKLDDEALETLVVEAEAIVNTRPLTYLPLTSEESEAITPNHFLLGSSSGVRQPTVEPTDSSAALRTSWNQIQFQLDVFWKRWTREYLPTLTKRTKWFGDVKPVAEGDLVYIVDGDRRNGWERGRVQLVIKGADGKIRQAIVQTARGVVRRPVSRLAVLEVDRKTEPGGQCYGGEDVGTGSTDNVGTGSTDMVGTGSTDIHE, encoded by the coding sequence ATGGCAACAAGTGGTAATAACGAGACCCCACAGACGCCAACCGGAGGCGTTGCTTCGAGCTGTGCGAATTGCGACCGTCCGGATAGTGCGGATAATTTTGTGCAGTGTGACAAATGCGACGCGTGGTGGCATATGTCGTGCGCTGGTGTATCGGAGTCGGTTGAAGGCCGTCCGTGGTCGTGTCGTAAATGCACCCCAGATAACGTAAGCATCCGTACGGTATCGTCAGCCACTCGAGCCGCTCGATTAGCGCTACAACTAGAGGAGCTTGAAGCGAAACGAGCcttggaaaaacaaatgttgGAAGCGGAAAAACGACATCTGTCACAAATGTTCCAACTTAGAAAGGCCCAACTGGAATGTGAGGAAGAACACACGGACCGCAGCCGGATAAGCAAGCGGCAGAGTATCGACCAGGTGCGTCAGTGGATGGAAGAATGCGCTGAACAAGCAGAAGGTGCCGTTAGATTCTCAACCAATCTAGAAACAGCCTCGCTGTCAATGCCGCAGCAAACATCCCAGTTCGAGGGGAACACGAAAGACAGTTGCTACCCCGGTAGGACAGTGATGCCACAGGTAGGACAAGTCCAGAGTCCGCTGAGGCATCCTTCGTTACCAAACGTACTTCAGCGTACGTCATTGTCAGCAGTAAATCCAGCTGGCCAATACGGCTACTCCGTTCCAGGTGCCGGTAATTATAAGCAAATTCAACTGGTGGATACCGGTGCGATCCCCAAGGGAACCAACGTTGAGCAAGCCGTAGTAAGCGTTACCCACAACCCCGCAGGTAACCCTTTACCCCCCGTAGTACCAGGTAAGCCACCACATAGTAAAAATAAAGTGAAAGCCCAACTGTGTTGCGAGGATAATATTGCTCAATTAACCGAGCAGTTCGGGAACATTCAAATTCCCTCGGCATTACTAATGAACCAAAAGAGTGATGCTGTATTCCCAAAGAATCTAACGAGGAATGTGTGTATAGAGCAGGTACAACCGAACCCTTCGTTTGGAACAGTCCCAGTTCCTCAAGGGCTTTTGAATATGTCTACATTTGTTCCAACCCCCTCGCAGTTAGCAGCCCGACAGGTGATGACGAAAGAATTACCCCCCTTTTCGGGCAACCCAACCGACTGGCCCGTATTCATAAGCAGCTTTATGACAACTACGCTTGCTTGTGGATATTCGAGTGCCGAAAATTTAACACGTTTACAACGCTGCTTGAAAGGTGCTGCATACGAAGCTGTCCAGAGTCGTTTGGTTCTACCTGAGTGTGTTCCCCACGTGTTGGAGGACCTGCATTTTCTCTTTGGTAGGCCTGAGCTTTTAATCGACGCACTTCTTGAAAAGGTTCGTTCTGTCGCTGCACCGAAATCCGAAAAATTGGAATCCCTTATCGATTTTGGTATGGTGGTACGAACTCTTTGCGACCACTTGGAAGCTGCCGGTCAACGTGAACATTTATCGAATCCGTCCTTGTTGACGGAGCTTGTCGGGAAGCTTCCCGCTCACGTTAAAATGGAATGGGGTGCACATCTGAAAAACTGCCGAGAAGTCAATTTGAAAACTTTCGCCAGTTTCATGTCCAGTGTGATGACTTCTGTGGGTAGAGTGACAATGACAAAAGTGAACAAGCCGCCGGAGAAAACGAATCAAAGAACTAGAGGATCGATTAACACACACGCTGCTAATCCAGTAGCCGCCGTTGTTCCGGATAGGTTGTGCTATTCGTGTAGAAAACCTGGTCACCGCATTCAGGATTGTGGAATGTTCAAAGCGCTGCCTATGGAAGAACGTTGGAGGTACGTGAATACGAACGGACTTTGCCGAAACTGCTTGAATGCCCACGGGAAACGTAGCTGTCGCAGCAAGGGCTCGTGTGGCATCCAGGGTTGCGAGTATCGTCATCACCCTCTACTGCACGCAGCACGAAACAATCAAGTCTTGAACGGCCAACTTCAACATTCAGCGGGAAACTTCACGCATAGAGTACTCGAACAAGTCATCCTGTTTCGTATTGTGCCTGTGGTGTTACGCGGGAGTAAAGCTACCATTAACACGTTCGCTTTTCTCGACGAAGGATCGTCACTGACGCTTGTCGAAGATAAACTTGCAAACGAGCTCGGCGCCAACGGGATTACGAAGCCTTTGTGTCTGATGTGGACCGGAAACGTGACGAGGATGGAATCAGCATCAAAACAAATTTCTCTGACGATCTCGGCGGTGAACGGAAATAAGGAGTACGAGGTAGAAGATGCACGTACAGTGAAGGAGTTGTCTCTTCCAAAACAAACAGTATCATTTGAACGCTTGGTCAACCAGTATCGTCATCTCCAAGGACTTCCGATTGCCAGCTATGAAGATGCTACACCCAGACTGTTGATAGGAGTAAATAACTTGAATCTGATTGTTCCACTACGAACTAAAGAAGGCCTACGTTACGAACCCGTTGCTGTCAAAACCAGATTGGGCTGGTGCGTCTACGGCGGAAAGATGGGTGAGGGAACAACACATACAGTGAACTGTCATTCATGCGGTTGCACTGTAACTCAAGAGCTGCATAACACAGTGAGAGATTATTTCGCGCTAGAGGATGTCGCGGCTAAGGCGGTGACCGTGCTTGTGTCAGAAGAAGAGAAGCGTGCCCATCGTATCCTAGAACAAACGACAACTCGTATTGGCAAACGCTTCGAAACGGGGCTGCTATGGAAGTATGACCATATTGAGTTCCCTGATAGCTACAATATGGCTATAAGCCGACTGGAATGCCTGGAGAAGAAACTGTCACGAGAACCGAAGCTTAAGGAGATCGTTCAGGAGCAGTTGACTGCATACCAAACAAAAGGCTACACCCATCTCGCTTCAAAGGAGGAACTACTCAATGCGGACCTGAAACGAGTCTGGTATCTGCCACTAGGACTGGTGACGAATCCTCGGAAGCCAGACAAAGTGCGAATAATTTGGGATGCAGCGGCAAAGGTCAGTGGAATTTCTCTCAATACGGCGCTTCTGAAAGGTCCCGATCAACTGACTTCGTTACCAGCGGTCCTGTTACGTTTCCGCCAGTTCAAAGTTGGAGTTACCGCAGACATCAAAGAGATGTTCCATCAAATCTCCATACGCAAAGAAGATCGCCACTCTCAGCGATTCCTCTGGCGTTCGGATCCTTCACACCGTCCGGAGATCTTCTTGATGGATGTGGCGACGTTTGGATCAACGTGCTCACCCGCATCAGCGCAAttcgtgaaaaacaaaaacgctGAAGAGTTTCGGGAACAATATCCTCGCGCCGTGGAGGGCATAGTTGAAAACCATTATGTGGACGACTGCTTGGAGAGTTTTGAGAGCGCTGAAGAAGCCTTGCGCGTCAGTCGAGAAATGCGCATGATACACGATGAAGGAGGCTTCGAACTGAGAAGCTGGCATTCGAACAGTGCAGAAGTGCTAAATGGCTTAGGCGAAACCAAATCAGCTGAAACGAAGACCATCGTTCAAGGCGGTGGATTCGAGCGCGTGCTAGGACTACTGTGGAGTACGGAAGCAGATGAACTTCACTTCTCTACAACGATGACGAACGAGATCCAGAACTTGGTGGAAGGCAACCAACGTCCAACTAAAAGACAGATGCTGAAATGCCTAATGGGTTTCTTTGACCCACTGGGACTTATGAGTTTCTTCCATATCCATGGTAAGATGCTTCTGCAAGACGTCTGGCGATCGGGAATCGAGTGGGATGATGTGGTCAGCGATAGTATCTTTGAGCGTTGGCTGAAATGGACAAgactcttcagcgaagttagcGTAGTGCGCATACCCAGGTGTTACTTCCACGAAGCGACCCTAGAACACTATGATGGACTACAGCTGCACGTTTTTGTGGATGCTAGCGAGGTAGCTTACTCCGCAGCTGCTTATTTTCGAGTAGTGAATCCTCACGGTATAGGCGAATGTGCGTTGGTCGCTGCGAAGGCGAAAGTAGCTCCGTTGAAGCCCCTCTCAGTGCCCAGGAtggaattgcaagcagctgTTTTGGGATCGCGGTTGATGAAATTCGTGGAAGAAGCTCATAGTCTCACCATAGCGCGAAGGTACTTGTGGACCGATTCGGCTACTGTGCTGTCGTGGCTTCGAGCGGATCATCGCAGGTATAAGCAGTTCGTGGCCTGTCGTATTGGAGAGTTACTTACCACAACGGATGCCGGTGACTGGCGATGGGTGCCCTCGAAATTTAACCCTGCTGATGCCGCAACCAAGTGGGGTAAAGGCCCAAAATTGACAACGGACAGTATGTGGTTCAAAAGTCCAGAATTCTTGTGCGAACCGGAGACAAGTTGGCCTGTTCAAAGAATTCGTTCCGTGGACACGGAAGAAGAGTTGCGCCCTTGCTATGCGCACCGCGGAATTATCCTGCCAACGCTGATAATCGATTTGGATCGATTTTCAAAGCTTTCTCGGGCGGTGAGGACCATCGGCCACGTGCATAGATTTCTGGGGAACCTGAAACGGAAGCGACTCAGCGAGAATGCGGTAAATGGAAGATTCAGTTCGGAGGAGCTCAAATCGGCAGAACGCTCATTGATACGGATGGTGCAATGGCAGGCATTTCCCGATGAAATGGCGATAACAGCGCGAAATCAACAGAAATCAGCTGAGCAGTGGGAACCTCTGGACAAGAGCAGCAGAATTTACCAGTTGTCTCCGATCGTGGATGATTATGGGGTGCTCCGGATCGGCGGACGCATTGGGAAAGCCCCTAATATCGACCTAGATGCGAAGTTTCCGGTCATACTCCCACGAAATCATAGGTTTACCACACTATTGGTGGACGACTACCACCGTAAGTTTCGTCATGGTAACCACGAAACCGTGACAAATGAAATACGCCAAAAGTATTATGTACCGAGATTGAGAGTAGCAGTGAAGCAGCAAGCAACAGCTTGTCAATGGTGCAAAATAAATAAGGTCAAGCCGCAAACTCCGCAGATGGCTCCATTACCGGCAGCACGCATGGCCGCATTCACTAAACCGTTCACTTATGTGGGCCTCGATTTCTTCGGACCGCTACTCGTGAAAATCGGGAGAAGCAACGCAAAGCGTTGGATCGCTGTGTTTACATGCCTGACCATTAGAGCCGTTCATGTAGAAGTAGCGCATAGCCTCAGCACCGACTCGTGCGTGAAGTGCGTACGGCGTTTCGTTTGTCGACGGGGTTCGCCGGCAGAGATACACAGCGACAACGGCACCAACTTCCAGGGTGCTAGCCGACTGTTGAGGGAACAAATGCAAGAAATACAAGGAGAGCTTGCAGCAACCTTCACCAATACGAGCACAAAATGGTTATTCATACCACCCGCGACCCCTCACATGGGTGGATCGTGGGAGAGAATGGTGCGCTCTATCAAAACCGCGATGGAGGCGGCCTACAACAACTGTCGTAAGCTGGACGACGAAGCTTTGGAGACGTTAGTCGTAGAAGCGGAGGCGATCGTAAACACTCGTCCCTTGACGTATTTGCCATTGACTTCCGAAGAAAGTGAAGCCATTACTCCGAACCACTTTCTGTTGGGGAGCTCAAGCGGTGTTCGCCAGCCAACGGTTGAACCAACGGATTCATCGGCAGCCTTGCGGACCTCCTGGAATCAGATTCAGTTTCAACTAGACGTCTTCTGGAAAAGGTGGACTCGGGAATACCTTCCGACCCTCACGAAGCGCACGAAGTGGTTCGGGGATGTAAAACCTGTCGCCGAAGGAGACTTGGTGTACATCGTGGACGGAGACAGAAGAAACGGCTGGGAACGAGGTCGCGTGCAGTTAGTCATCAAAGGAGCGGATGGGAAGATTCGTCAAGCGATTGTACAAACTGCGAGGGGGGTTGTGCGTAGACCTGTCTCGAGGTTGGCTGTCTTAGAGGTGGATCGTAAAACTGAACCTGGTGGCCAGTGTTACGGGGGGGAGGATGTTGGAACTGGCAGCACGGACAATGTTGGAACTGGCAGCACGGACATGGTCGGAACTGGGAGCACGGACATACACGAGTAG